The genomic region TGCGGCGCGCCCAGTCCATGGCCTCCCGCTCGTAGCGGTCCAGCACGCTGACGTTGTCCAGCGGTGGGCGCCCGCCGGTGCCGAGAAACGCGGCACGGTCGGCGTTGACGGGAAGATCCAGCCACAGCCGCTGCACGACGAACGGCGCAGCGGTGGCCATCGCGGCGACCCGCGCACGCCAGGCGTCGTCGCCGAGGGTGGGCGAGGCCGCGACGATCCTCTGCAGCCCGGCCACGTCGGTGGCCAGCACGACCCCGTCGGCGTCGAGATCCTCGCCGTCGTCGCAGTGCACCTTGAACCGGTCGCCGTACCGGATCTCGCGCACCGACACGCCGGTGCGGATCCGCACCTCGTGGGACCGCAGATAGTCGGCCATCGGATTCCACAGTGCCACATCGAAATTGGCGGTGGCGACGTCGAAGACCAGGCCCTCGCTGGAGCCGAGGAAGTAGATGTGGAACATCGTCGCCAGCTCGGCGGCCGACAGGTGCGACGGTACGGCGAAGAAGCTGCGGGAGAACACCTCGAAGGCCAGGTGGCGGGCGGCAGGCGGGAAGTTGATGTCACGCAGGAACGTCTCGGCATCGGTGTCGTCGAGGATGCGGTAGATGTCGGGCACCCGCACCGCGGCCAGCGGTGCCGCCGCGCGGGCGTTGAGCCTGAGCAGGTCCGGCATCCGGAACGTCGGGCTGCGCAGCGCGAACGCCAGTGCGTTCAGCGGCGGCGTCTGCGGTAGACCGCGGAACGTGTCCCAGCGGCCGTGCGCGTCGACGAGCGGATAGTCCGATACCGGCGTCAGCATGCGCAACGCCGGATCGACACGACGCAACAGCGTGCGCAGGTTGTAGTACTGGCGGAAGAACGCGTGGAAGCCGCGGTTCATCGCCACCGGGGTGCCGTCGTCGAGTTGTTCGGTCCAGCCGCCGACCCGGCCGCCCAGGTAGGGCTGGCGTTCGACGACGTCGACCTCCACCCCTCGCTCGGCCAGCCCCGTGGCCGCGGCGAGCCCGGCGATGCCAGCCCCGACCACCACCACCCGCGGGCGCCGCGGCAGCGCCGAGGCGTCGGGCAGTCCGGTGGGTGCGGGGAGGGTGACGCGGCGGGGATCGGTCACCGGGGTGCCTCCGCGAGGAAGGTGTGCACGATGTTGTGCTGCCAACCCGGCATCGTCTTGCTGCGGACGTTGTCGAAACCGTTGTCCTGCAACCGCCTCCGGAACCTCTCCGCGCTGTCGAACTCGTTGACGCTGTGGCGCAGGTAGCGGTACAGCGAGGCGTCGCCGCTGCGCAGCCGCCCGGCCGGGATGATGATCGTCGCGCACACGGCGTTCCAGACCGCGCTCGCCAGCCGCGAGCCGCGCACCGAGTACTCGTGCACCGCCAGTGTCGCACCCGGGCGCAGCAGGGACACGAACGCGCGCAGCTGGGTGTCCGGGTCGGGCAGATTGCGCACCAGATAGGCGGCGAGGATCCCGTCGAACGGTCCGGTGACACCGGCCGCGGCGAGGTCCTCGATGCGACTGTGCACGAACCGTACGGTGTCCGGCCACGATTTGGCCCGGGCCTGGGCGAGCATGCCCGCCGACCCGTCGACCGCGATGATCTCGGCGCGCGGAGCGACCGTCAGCAGCGCGGCGGTCGACGCCCCGGTGCCGCAGCCGGCGTCGAGCAGGCGCAGTCCGCGTCCGCCGTCCGGAATCCGCATGCGCTGCGCCGAGATCCGCAGGTGCCGGTGGTAGCCCGGGTTGGCGTTGACCAGCCGGTCGTAGGCGGGCGCGCCGTCGTCGAACGCGGCGGGGACGTCAACCGGGGTCATGACACGTTCTCCTTCTGGGCCTTCTCCGCCGCCTCGGAGCGGCGGCGTTGTCGTTCCCACAGCAACAGCACGCCGGTCACCAGCGCCCACCCGAACAGAAAGTCCTCTACGGGGATATCCAACGGGAAGCGCAGCCCGCTGGTGTGGTTTTCGTCATAGATCACGATCGGTGCGCTCAGCTTCGTCAGCCAGCCGTCCACCGGGATCTGGAACCCGAGCACGATGACCATCGAGATCCAGTAGGCGGGCTTACGGAACAGTCCGGTGTGCAGGATGCGCAGTTCCCATGCGGCGACCACGATCACGGCCACCACGGCGGGCAGGGTGTAACCGAGCCCGGTCATGGCGTGAACTCCCCGGAACGCGTGGCTCGGCGGCGGCGCACCCAGCCGAGGATGGTCTCCACGGCGTTGTAGGTCAGCAGCCCGCACAGCGGGATCACCAGGAAGAACAGCAGTTCCTCCAGCGGCATGATGCCGGGAATGTCGATGCCGGTGAGATAGCGCGGGTTGTACGTCCAGACGCCGGCCATGATCGCGACGACGTCCCAGACGACGAACACCGCGGCGACCGGCAGTATCGCGGCCGCGGTGCGGCGCAGCCGGCGGTACACCCCGGGGCCGAGGAACTCCAGCGGTGCGGTGATCACCAGGCACGCCGCCAGCACGAGCAGGTAGTGCAGATGGTCCACCGTCACGCCCCGTGGTCGCGGTGGCGCACACCCCACGCTCGCAGCAGCCCCGCGCCGCCGACCCGGATCCGGCGCACGGTGCCGACGGTGGCGCGCTGGCTGAACACGGCGAAGTCGATCTCCTCGATGCGGTCGAGGATCTGCGAGTACAGCGTCAACGCGGCCGACACACAGGGCCGCGAGCGCGGCGCCAGCAACGAGATCCCCTGGCGCGCATAGTCGTAGATGCTCCGGTTGATCGCGTGCTGGTCGACCAGCGCGCGCCGGACGCGAGCGTCGGTGCGGCGGTTGAGGTGGCACCACGTCAGCACGTCGCGATCGACACCGTGGGCGGCGAGCTCGTCGGCGGGCAGGTAGACCCTGCCGCGGTCGAGGTCCTCGTCGACATCGCGCAGGAAATTGGTGAGCTGAAACGCCTTGCCCAGTGCGGCGGCGTAGGGGGCCGCCTCCTCGGGCGGGCCGACGGTGCCGAGCACCGGCAGCAGCTGCAGCCCGATGACCTCCGCGGAGCCGTACATGTAGCGGTCCAGCGCGGCGCGGTCCGGATAGTCGGTGACGGTCAGGTCCATCCGCATCGAGGCCAGGAAGTCGTCGAACAGCTCCCACGGGATCCCGTAGCGGCGGGCACAGTGAACCACGGCCGCCAGGCACGGGTCACCGTCGTCCTCGCCGCTGCCGGTGAGCCGGTTGAACAACTGGGTGGCCAGCAGTTGCAGGCGCTCACCACGCTCGGCCATGCCGACGGACGGATCGAAGTCGTCGAGGATGTCGTCGGCGCGGCGCGCGAACCCGTACAGCGCATGCACGGCCGGGCGCTGTTCGGGCGCCAGCATCCTGGTGGCCAGGAAGAAGGTGCGGCCGTGTTCGGCGTTGATGGTGCGGCACCGCCGGTAGGCCTCCCGCAGCGACGGATCGTGTACGCCCGCGGCATCGAGTTCGGAACCGATCATGATTGCACCACCTGGGTTCGGGCCCGCCGGGTCGGCAGACCGGTGATCCGGTCGGCGGCGAGCCGGCCGGAGAGAAGAGCGGTGGGCACCCCCACACCGGGAACGGTGGAGGAGCCCGCCAGCACGACGTTGTCGATGCCGCGCACCGTGTTGGCCGGGCGGAACGGGCCGGTCTGACCGAACGTGTGCGCCAACGCGAAGGGCGTGCCCGCGGCCATGCCCTGGCGTGCCCAGTCCGCCGGGTCGACGACGTGCAGCACCTCGGCGCCGTCGGTCAGCGACGGTAACCGGGAGCCCACCATGTCCATCATCTGGCCGACGTAGCCGTCCCGTTGTGTCGCCCAATCCACGTGTCCGACATCAAGATTGGGTGCCGGTGCGAGGACGTAGAGCAGATCGCGGCCCGCGGGCGCCAGCGTGGGATCGCCTGCGGTGGGCCGGGTCACCAGCAGCGACGGGTCGGTCATCACACGGCCGTCGTCGATGATGTCGGAGAAGGTCTGCTCCCATTTGTCGCCGAACATGATGGTGTGGTGCCCGATCCCGTCACCGGGCGGCACCGCACGGCAGCCGATGTGGGCGACGACGGCCGACGGGGCCGGACGCAACCTCAGCAGGCGCCGCGGGGTGTGCCCGAGCAGCCGGTAGGTGTCGGGCAGTTCGGTGGTCAGCACCACCGTGTCCGCGGCGATCCGCTCACCGCCCTCGGTGCGCACCGCCACGATCCGGTCACCGCTGCGCTCCAAGTCGGAAACCGGGGAGTTGTACCGGAATTCGACACCGGCGTCGGAGGCGGCGGCGGCCAGCGCATCGGGCAGCGCGCGCATCCCGCCGCGCGGGAAGTACACCCCGGCGATGGTGTCCATGTAGGCGATCACCGCGTACACCGCCAGTGCCCGGTGCGGCGGCACGCCGGCGTAGAGCGCCTGGAACGTGAACACCCGGGCCAGTCGTTCGTCGCTGAGGAAGCGTCGCACCATCCGGTCCCAGCGCCGGAACGCGCCGAGCGCCGTCAGCCGGGCCAGCTGCGGGGTCAGCAGCGACAGCGGGGAGTCGAAGTTGGCGGCGATGAACCCGTCGAACTCCGCCCGATACAGCTTCGTCAGCCAGGCGCGCAGCCGTCGGTAGCCGTCGGCCTGCGCGGCGCCGGCGAAGTGGGCGATCTCGGCGGCCATCGCGTCGGCGTCGCTGTGCACCCGCAGTGCGGTGCCGTCGGCGAACGACGCCGTGTAGGACGGGTTCACCTCGATGAGGTCCAGTCGGTCCGAGAGGGATTCGCCGACAGCGGCGAACACGTCGTCGATGATGTCGGGCATCGTCAGCACGGTCGGCCCGGTGTCGATGCGGTAACCGCCGATGTCGGCGCGCCCGACCCGGCCGCCGGGGTGGGCTCCGCGTTCGACGACGGTGACCCGGCGTCCGCGCCCGGCCAGATGCATCGCCGCCGACAGGCCGGAGAGCCCGGCGCCGACCACCACCACGTGGTCGGTGCGGCCCGGCACGGTGCGCATCAGGCGGCCCGATCGCAGCAGGCGGTGGCCGTCTCGGCCAGCGCGGTGGAAAGGGTTGCGTCGAGCGGGCTGTCGGACAGCAGCTCGAGTGCCCGGGATCGTCGTGAATCGATCAGCCGCTCAACGTATTCCACAGCTCCGGTGGAGACGATCAGCGACCGCCACCGGTCGATGTCGGCGTCGCCGAGATCGGCGGTGCGCATCAGCTCGGCGAGCTCGCGACGCACGGCGGAGTCGGCCAGCCGGTGGGCCGCGACCACCACACTGGTCGCCTTGTGCTCGGTCAGGTCGCTGCCCGCGGGCTTTCCGGTGACCTCGGGCGAACCGAAGATGCCGAGCACGTCGTCGCGCAGCTGGAAGGCTTCCCCGACCGCCGCGCCGTACTCACCGAGCATCTGCATCACCGCGGGGGAGCAGCCGGCCATCGCCGCGCCGATCTCCAGCGGGCGGCGCACCGTGTAGTTGCCGGACTTGCGTCGCAGCACGTCGAGAACCCGGTCCCAGTCCGGGAACTCGGCGGCATCGTTGACGAGGTCGGCGAACTGGCCCACGGCCAGCTCGGTGCGCATCGCGTCGTAGCGCGGCCAGGCGCGGCCCAGCGCCGCTGCGGAGAGCCCGCTCTCGCGCAGCATCTGCTCGGCCCACACCAGGCACAGATCGCCGAGGAGCACGGCGGCGGCCTCGCCGAAGCGGTCGGCGGGTCCGGACAGTGTGCGGTCGCGGTGCCACTGCGCGAAGATGACGTGCGCGGCGGGCCTGCCGCGGCGCAGCGCCGAACCGTCCATCACGTCGTCCTGCAGCAGCGCGAACGCGTGCAGCAGCTCGAAGCTGGCGGCCGCGCGCACCGCGCCGGTGTCGTCGTCGGCGTCGCAGCGCCAGCCGAGGTACAGGAATGTCGAGCGCAGGCATTTGCCGCCGTCGACCAGCAGCCGCAGCATCCGCGGCGCGACGTCGACACCGGCGGGCCCGAGGTCGGCGGTACAGCGGTTGTCGACGAAGCCGGTGAGCGCGTCGAGGACGGCTCGGCGCAGCGTGTCGCGCCACACCGGGAACGGTGCGGCGAGCAGATCCCGCTGCGCCAGTACCGGGGCGCTCGTGTGTCCGTTGATCCCGCTCAAGCAGAGACCCCTTCATCCGACGCATGACACGTACCCCGAGCGGGGCCGGTCGAATCGGGGGTACCCGGAATCCACCGCTCTACGCATCGCGCGTGCATCAATTTCCGGGGGATGCGGACGCGCGTTCGGCAGGGCCGCTCAGGGGGTCAGCGCGGGCAGTTCGGTGATGCCGAACTCGCGGCGCAGCATCGTGCGCGCGGCGAAATAACCGGACATGCCGTGTACACCGCCGCCGGGCGGGGTGGCCGACGAGCACAGGTAGGCCTTCGGGATCGGCGTGCTCCACGGGTTGAGCCGCGGCGTGGGGCCCGCCAGTGCGTGGAACAGCGTGTTGCCGCCGACGCCGATGTCACCGCCGACGAGGTTGGCGTTGTGGTCGGTCAGTCGCGCGGCGGGCACCGAGCGCACCGCGACGACGATGTCGCGGAACCCGGGGGCGAAGCGCTCGAAGATCCGGGTCACGGCCTCGGCCTGATCCACCGGCGAACCCGACGGCACGTGCGCGTACGTCCACAGCGGTCGACGGCCGCGGGCGTCGATGCGGCCGGGATCCTCCAGATGCGGCAGCGCGGCCAGCACCATCGGCCACTCCGGGTGACGGCCCTTGCGGATCGCGCGTTCGGCGGCGGCCATCTGCGCGCGGGTACCGCCCATGTGCAGGGTGGGTGCGTTCGCGAGGCGTTCGTCGGCCCAGGGCACCTCGTCGGAGAGCACGAAGTCGACCTTCGCGACACCGGGCCCAAACCGGTAGCGCCGCAACGCTTTCGCGTATCGCGGCGGAAGCCGGTCGCCGTAGATCCTCAGCAGCGCGGTGGGTGCGGTGTCATAGAGTGTGACCCCGCCCGGCGGTTCGGTGACCTCGTGGCCGGTGACCAGTTCGCCGCCGTGGGCGCGCAGATCGGCGATCAACGCGTCGACGATGGCCTGGCTGCCGCCGACCGGGATGGGCCAGCCGACCGTGTGCGCCAGCGTCGCCAGCATCAGCCCGCCGCCCGAGGACACCAGTGACGGCATCGGCGAGATGACGTGGGCCGCCACGCCGCTGAACAGCGCGCGGGCGTCCTCACCCGAGAGCGCCCGCCACGCCGGCGTGCCCTGCTCCAGCAGTCGGGTGCCCACCTGCGCCGCGACGATCGGGTTGGTCGGGATCGAGCGTTTGTCGCCGAGCAGCACGTCGAGCACCGCGGCGTCGCGGCGGACCAGGGGGCCGAGCAGTCGCCGCCAGGAGTCGCCGTCGGAGAGTTCGGCGGCGGTGCGCTCGAGGTCGTGGTACCCGACCGCGGCGCGCGCCGCGGGCAGCGGGTTCGCATACGACACCTCGGGCACCTTCAGCGTCACCCCGCGCGCGGGCAGGTCGAACTCCGCGAGGAACGGCGAGGCCAGCGCCAGCGGGTGCACCGCCGAGCAGATGTCGTGGCGGACGTCCCCGAACTCGGGGTCGGGCAGGGTGCGGGCGCCGCCGCCGAGGGTGGGCTGCGCCTCGAGCACCTGCACCTTCAAGCCGGCGCGAGCGCAGATCACCGCCGCCGCGAGACCGTTCGGACCGCTACCGACGACGGTGACATCCACCCCCATATTCAAGCCCATTAGGCTTACCGCGTGAGTCTGCCCGTTGTACTGATCGCCGACAAACTTGCCGAATCAACGGTTGCCGCCCTCGGCGACCAGGTCGAAGTCCGCTGGGTCGACGGCCCGGACCGTCCCAAACTGCTGGCCGCCGTGGCCGACGCGGACGCGCTGCTGGTGCGTTCGGCGACGACGGTGGACGCCGAGGTGCTGGCCGCCGCGCCCAAGCTGAAGATCGTCGCCCGCGCCGGTGTGGGCCTGGACAACGTCGACGTCGACGCCGCCACCGCCCGCGGGGTGCTGGTCGTCAACGCGCCGACCTCCAACATCCACAGCGCCGCCGAACACGCGATCGCCCTGATGCTGGCCGCGGCCCGCCAGATCCCGCAGGCCGACGCGTCGCTGCGCGAGCACCAGTGGAAGCGGTCGTCGTTCTCCGGCACCGAGATCTACGGCAAGACCGTCGGCGTCGTCGGCCTCGGCCGTATCGGACAGCTCGTCGCGCAGCGGCTGGCCGCGTTCGGCACCCACATCGTGGCCTACGACCCGTACGTGTCGGCCGCTCGCGCCGCCCAGCTCGGCATCGAGCTGCTCAGCCTCGACGACCTGCTGGCCCGGGCCGACTTCATCTCCGTGCACCTGCCGAAGACGCCGGAGACCGCCGGCCTGATCGGCAAGGAGGCGCTGGCCAAGACCAAGAAGGGCGTCATCATCGTCAACGCCGCGCGCGGCGGCCTGGTCGACGAGGACGCGCTGGCCGAGGCGATCAAGAGCGGCCACGTGCGCGCCGCGGGCCTGGACGTGTTCGCCACCGAGCCGTGCACCGACAGCCCGCTGTTCGACCTGCCGCAGGTCGTCGTCACCCCGCACCTGGGTGCCTCCACCGCCGAGGCGCAGGACCGGGCGGGCACCGACGTGGCGGCCAGCGTGAAGCTCGCGCTCGCCGGTGAGTTCGTGCCCGACGCGGTCAACGTCGGCGGCGGCGTCGTCGGCGAGGAGGTCGCGCCCTGGCTCGACCTGGTGCGCAAGCTCGGCCTGCTGGTCGGCGTGCTCTCCGAGGAGCTGCCGGTGTCGCTGTCGGTGCAGGTGCGCGGTGAGCTGGCCTCCGAAGAGGTTGAGGTGCTTCGCCTTTCCGCGCTGCGCGGGCTGTTCTCGGCGGTGATCGAGGATCCGGTGACGTTCGTCAACGCACCCGCACTGGCCGCCGAACGCGGTGTGGCCGCCGATATCAGCACCGTCTCGGAGAGCCCCAACCACCGCAGCGTCGTCGACGTGCGCGCGGTCTACGCCGACGGGTCGAGCGCCAACGTGGCGGGCACGCTGAGCGGGCCGCAGCAGGTGGAGAAGGTCGTGCAGATCAACGGCCGCAACTTCGACCTGCGCGCCGAGGGCATGTATCTGATCGTCAACTACGTCGACAAGCCGGGCACTCTCGGCAAGATCGGCACCATCCTCGGCAGCGCGGGTATCAACATCCACGCCGCTCAGCTCAGCGAGGACGCCGAGGGTCCCGGCGCGACGATCCTGTTGCGCATCGACCGTGACGTGCCCGCCGAGGTGCGCTCCGCTATCGCCGACGAGGTCGGCGCCAAGCTGCTGGAAGTGGTGGATCTGTCATGAGACTCGCGATCATTGCCGGCGACGGCATCGGCCCGGAGGTGATCGAGCAGGCCGTCAGGATCCTCGACGCGGTGCTGCCCGGGGTGGACAAGACCGAGTACGACCTCGGCGCCCGGCGCTATCACGCCACCGGTGAGCTGCTCAACGACGACACCATCGAGGAGCTGCGCGGTTACGACGCGATCCTGCTCGGCGCGA from Mycolicibacterium phlei harbors:
- a CDS encoding FAD-dependent oxidoreductase, whose product is MTDPRRVTLPAPTGLPDASALPRRPRVVVVGAGIAGLAAATGLAERGVEVDVVERQPYLGGRVGGWTEQLDDGTPVAMNRGFHAFFRQYYNLRTLLRRVDPALRMLTPVSDYPLVDAHGRWDTFRGLPQTPPLNALAFALRSPTFRMPDLLRLNARAAAPLAAVRVPDIYRILDDTDAETFLRDINFPPAARHLAFEVFSRSFFAVPSHLSAAELATMFHIYFLGSSEGLVFDVATANFDVALWNPMADYLRSHEVRIRTGVSVREIRYGDRFKVHCDDGEDLDADGVVLATDVAGLQRIVAASPTLGDDAWRARVAAMATAAPFVVQRLWLDLPVNADRAAFLGTGGRPPLDNVSVLDRYEREAMDWARRTGGSVVELHSYAVHDDTDLTGRLLDRLHELYPETRSANIVAERVLTRADCPRFAPGDFAARPTVGTPHDGLVLAGDGIRIDLPVALMERAATTGWSAANALLARFGLAGHDLHSVPTRGRFAPLRRLAERQLR
- a CDS encoding class I SAM-dependent methyltransferase; the encoded protein is MTPVDVPAAFDDGAPAYDRLVNANPGYHRHLRISAQRMRIPDGGRGLRLLDAGCGTGASTAALLTVAPRAEIIAVDGSAGMLAQARAKSWPDTVRFVHSRIEDLAAAGVTGPFDGILAAYLVRNLPDPDTQLRAFVSLLRPGATLAVHEYSVRGSRLASAVWNAVCATIIIPAGRLRSGDASLYRYLRHSVNEFDSAERFRRRLQDNGFDNVRSKTMPGWQHNIVHTFLAEAPR
- a CDS encoding lycopene cyclase domain-containing protein — encoded protein: MTGLGYTLPAVVAVIVVAAWELRILHTGLFRKPAYWISMVIVLGFQIPVDGWLTKLSAPIVIYDENHTSGLRFPLDIPVEDFLFGWALVTGVLLLWERQRRRSEAAEKAQKENVS
- a CDS encoding lycopene cyclase domain-containing protein → MDHLHYLLVLAACLVITAPLEFLGPGVYRRLRRTAAAILPVAAVFVVWDVVAIMAGVWTYNPRYLTGIDIPGIMPLEELLFFLVIPLCGLLTYNAVETILGWVRRRRATRSGEFTP
- a CDS encoding phytoene/squalene synthase family protein, translating into MIGSELDAAGVHDPSLREAYRRCRTINAEHGRTFFLATRMLAPEQRPAVHALYGFARRADDILDDFDPSVGMAERGERLQLLATQLFNRLTGSGEDDGDPCLAAVVHCARRYGIPWELFDDFLASMRMDLTVTDYPDRAALDRYMYGSAEVIGLQLLPVLGTVGPPEEAAPYAAALGKAFQLTNFLRDVDEDLDRGRVYLPADELAAHGVDRDVLTWCHLNRRTDARVRRALVDQHAINRSIYDYARQGISLLAPRSRPCVSAALTLYSQILDRIEEIDFAVFSQRATVGTVRRIRVGGAGLLRAWGVRHRDHGA
- the crtI gene encoding phytoene desaturase family protein is translated as MRTVPGRTDHVVVVGAGLSGLSAAMHLAGRGRRVTVVERGAHPGGRVGRADIGGYRIDTGPTVLTMPDIIDDVFAAVGESLSDRLDLIEVNPSYTASFADGTALRVHSDADAMAAEIAHFAGAAQADGYRRLRAWLTKLYRAEFDGFIAANFDSPLSLLTPQLARLTALGAFRRWDRMVRRFLSDERLARVFTFQALYAGVPPHRALAVYAVIAYMDTIAGVYFPRGGMRALPDALAAAASDAGVEFRYNSPVSDLERSGDRIVAVRTEGGERIAADTVVLTTELPDTYRLLGHTPRRLLRLRPAPSAVVAHIGCRAVPPGDGIGHHTIMFGDKWEQTFSDIIDDGRVMTDPSLLVTRPTAGDPTLAPAGRDLLYVLAPAPNLDVGHVDWATQRDGYVGQMMDMVGSRLPSLTDGAEVLHVVDPADWARQGMAAGTPFALAHTFGQTGPFRPANTVRGIDNVVLAGSSTVPGVGVPTALLSGRLAADRITGLPTRRARTQVVQS
- a CDS encoding polyprenyl synthetase family protein — translated: MSGINGHTSAPVLAQRDLLAAPFPVWRDTLRRAVLDALTGFVDNRCTADLGPAGVDVAPRMLRLLVDGGKCLRSTFLYLGWRCDADDDTGAVRAAASFELLHAFALLQDDVMDGSALRRGRPAAHVIFAQWHRDRTLSGPADRFGEAAAVLLGDLCLVWAEQMLRESGLSAAALGRAWPRYDAMRTELAVGQFADLVNDAAEFPDWDRVLDVLRRKSGNYTVRRPLEIGAAMAGCSPAVMQMLGEYGAAVGEAFQLRDDVLGIFGSPEVTGKPAGSDLTEHKATSVVVAAHRLADSAVRRELAELMRTADLGDADIDRWRSLIVSTGAVEYVERLIDSRRSRALELLSDSPLDATLSTALAETATACCDRAA
- a CDS encoding phytoene desaturase family protein, with translation MDVTVVGSGPNGLAAAVICARAGLKVQVLEAQPTLGGGARTLPDPEFGDVRHDICSAVHPLALASPFLAEFDLPARGVTLKVPEVSYANPLPAARAAVGYHDLERTAAELSDGDSWRRLLGPLVRRDAAVLDVLLGDKRSIPTNPIVAAQVGTRLLEQGTPAWRALSGEDARALFSGVAAHVISPMPSLVSSGGGLMLATLAHTVGWPIPVGGSQAIVDALIADLRAHGGELVTGHEVTEPPGGVTLYDTAPTALLRIYGDRLPPRYAKALRRYRFGPGVAKVDFVLSDEVPWADERLANAPTLHMGGTRAQMAAAERAIRKGRHPEWPMVLAALPHLEDPGRIDARGRRPLWTYAHVPSGSPVDQAEAVTRIFERFAPGFRDIVVAVRSVPAARLTDHNANLVGGDIGVGGNTLFHALAGPTPRLNPWSTPIPKAYLCSSATPPGGGVHGMSGYFAARTMLRREFGITELPALTP
- the serA gene encoding phosphoglycerate dehydrogenase yields the protein MSLPVVLIADKLAESTVAALGDQVEVRWVDGPDRPKLLAAVADADALLVRSATTVDAEVLAAAPKLKIVARAGVGLDNVDVDAATARGVLVVNAPTSNIHSAAEHAIALMLAAARQIPQADASLREHQWKRSSFSGTEIYGKTVGVVGLGRIGQLVAQRLAAFGTHIVAYDPYVSAARAAQLGIELLSLDDLLARADFISVHLPKTPETAGLIGKEALAKTKKGVIIVNAARGGLVDEDALAEAIKSGHVRAAGLDVFATEPCTDSPLFDLPQVVVTPHLGASTAEAQDRAGTDVAASVKLALAGEFVPDAVNVGGGVVGEEVAPWLDLVRKLGLLVGVLSEELPVSLSVQVRGELASEEVEVLRLSALRGLFSAVIEDPVTFVNAPALAAERGVAADISTVSESPNHRSVVDVRAVYADGSSANVAGTLSGPQQVEKVVQINGRNFDLRAEGMYLIVNYVDKPGTLGKIGTILGSAGINIHAAQLSEDAEGPGATILLRIDRDVPAEVRSAIADEVGAKLLEVVDLS